Proteins encoded together in one Synechococcus sp. BL107 window:
- a CDS encoding urease subunit beta, whose protein sequence is MAPLIPGELISEPGELELNAGRPVTTISVANGGDRPVQVGSHFHFAEANAALQFDRDAARGQRLDIPAGTAIRFEPGDHRDVNLIPLAGHRRVIGFNGRINGPIDA, encoded by the coding sequence ATGGCCCCCCTTATTCCTGGCGAACTTATTTCGGAACCTGGCGAACTTGAACTCAACGCTGGCCGGCCCGTCACCACCATCAGCGTGGCCAACGGTGGCGACCGCCCCGTTCAGGTGGGTTCACACTTTCACTTCGCTGAAGCGAATGCCGCCCTGCAATTCGATCGCGATGCAGCCCGCGGACAACGGCTCGACATCCCAGCCGGTACCGCAATCCGCTTTGAGCCCGGCGACCATCGCGATGTGAACCTCATTCCCTTGGCTGGTCACCGCAGGGTGATCGGCTTCAACGGCCGCATTAACGGTCCTATCGACGCCTGA
- a CDS encoding urease subunit gamma: MHLSPQEKDKLLIVTAALLAERRLNRGVKLNHPEAMAWLSFLVLEGARDGQTVAELMQAGTTWLRRDQVMEGVPELVEEVQIEAVFPDGTKLVTLHDPIR, from the coding sequence ATGCATCTCAGTCCCCAGGAAAAAGACAAACTCCTCATCGTGACCGCCGCATTACTGGCGGAACGGCGACTCAACCGTGGGGTCAAGCTGAACCACCCCGAAGCGATGGCGTGGCTCAGTTTTCTCGTCCTCGAGGGCGCTCGGGATGGACAAACCGTCGCTGAACTCATGCAGGCAGGAACCACATGGCTTCGCCGAGATCAAGTGATGGAAGGTGTGCCGGAATTAGTCGAGGAGGTTCAGATCGAGGCGGTTTTTCCTGACGGCACCAAGCTCGTCACCCTTCACGACCCAATCCGCTGA
- a CDS encoding urease accessory protein UreD, translating to MQRLNPWHGTCRLQFSADADTTHHQGGCTAPFKLMRAERGNDGRCELPLLHSAGGLVGGDQLSVDLELGDKSRALITSVAAQKVYGSIGRSRLHPKGTWANQSVSCRLGSNSDLEWLPQELVVYADALVEQSLDVQLADDASFLSAEIVRLGRTAAGEDLGQGCWRSAVSLRRIGENGTRWEQVDRLELSGDALHHRHGLNGDAVFGTLIWAAPAPLTNPTLNSLLANARDDRGGLEGQMQCSGLEQGLIARYVGPSSRDARFWFSRIWARTRAHRQLTEPRIPRVWPLQEQPLRQQVFIENIASSNAATH from the coding sequence ATGCAGCGACTCAACCCCTGGCACGGCACCTGCCGGTTGCAGTTCAGCGCCGACGCCGACACCACCCATCATCAAGGGGGGTGCACCGCACCCTTCAAGTTGATGCGTGCCGAACGCGGCAACGATGGCCGCTGTGAACTCCCTCTTCTCCACAGCGCCGGTGGGCTCGTAGGTGGAGATCAATTAAGTGTCGACCTCGAACTGGGAGACAAAAGCCGAGCCCTCATCACCAGCGTTGCCGCTCAAAAGGTGTACGGCTCCATTGGACGAAGTCGCCTGCATCCAAAGGGAACCTGGGCCAACCAATCGGTGAGCTGCCGGCTGGGCTCCAACAGCGATCTGGAATGGCTCCCCCAAGAGCTTGTGGTGTACGCCGATGCACTGGTGGAACAAAGCCTCGACGTGCAATTAGCCGACGATGCGTCATTTCTGAGTGCTGAAATCGTGCGACTAGGTCGCACCGCTGCTGGGGAAGACCTCGGACAAGGTTGTTGGCGTTCAGCCGTGAGCCTGCGTCGAATTGGTGAGAACGGGACACGCTGGGAGCAGGTGGATCGCTTGGAACTCAGCGGCGATGCACTGCATCACCGCCATGGATTGAATGGGGATGCGGTATTTGGAACCTTGATTTGGGCAGCTCCCGCTCCTCTTACCAATCCAACGCTCAATTCCTTGCTCGCTAACGCCCGGGACGACCGCGGCGGATTGGAAGGGCAGATGCAATGCAGCGGATTAGAGCAGGGATTGATTGCCCGTTATGTCGGCCCATCGAGCCGAGATGCCCGCTTCTGGTTCAGCCGAATCTGGGCCCGCACAAGGGCGCACCGTCAGCTCACTGAGCCCCGTATTCCCCGGGTATGGCCCCTACAGGAACAGCCCTTACGACAACAAGTGTTCATAGAGAACATTGCGTCGTCGAATGCGGCGACACACTGA
- the ureE gene encoding urease accessory protein UreE, whose translation MSDAITVLNQRLPVVDRQQDDGKQVDWFLPLTAEERTVLRGRRSTACGREVLLQLPRHGPLEPGDQLSDAEVSVRVEVVAALEDLLQVKAPTSLDLLAAAYHLGNRHVALELHDQELLLLDDSVLASMLKGRGLVVTQCRRPFLPEGGAYAGHSHRHSSP comes from the coding sequence GTGAGCGATGCGATAACCGTGCTGAACCAGCGTTTGCCAGTTGTCGATCGGCAGCAAGACGATGGCAAGCAGGTGGATTGGTTCCTGCCTCTGACAGCTGAAGAGAGGACGGTGCTGCGTGGTCGCCGCTCTACGGCGTGTGGGCGTGAGGTGTTGCTGCAACTGCCACGGCATGGCCCCCTCGAGCCTGGGGATCAGCTCTCAGATGCTGAGGTATCGGTGCGGGTTGAAGTCGTGGCTGCTCTAGAAGATTTGCTCCAAGTAAAAGCGCCCACATCTTTGGACTTGCTTGCGGCGGCCTATCACCTTGGTAATCGTCATGTGGCATTGGAGCTTCACGACCAGGAGCTGCTGCTCTTGGATGATTCGGTTTTGGCGTCGATGTTGAAGGGACGTGGTTTGGTGGTGACTCAGTGCCGTCGACCTTTCCTTCCCGAGGGTGGCGCGTATGCCGGCCACTCCCATCGCCATTCTTCGCCATGA
- a CDS encoding urease accessory protein UreF: MTSLALLQLVSPALPVGAFSYSEGLEVLVQTNGLNDEQAVQDWLTAELIRGALRLEVAALPKLRQQLELWVHRGDVQGRHGVQDLDGWLLATREASELRAQQRQMGQSLVQLLDDLGHPLPEPVRLSWPAAWAWAASAMKIPVLDMLEGYLYGWVANQLSAAVRLVPLGPTRAQVLQQRLLPLIQEQALQLRDMDPRQMWSAGVGASLTQLAHAELYSRLFRS; the protein is encoded by the coding sequence ATGACGTCTCTGGCGCTGTTGCAATTGGTCAGTCCAGCACTGCCAGTTGGTGCTTTTAGTTATTCCGAAGGGTTAGAGGTTCTCGTCCAAACCAATGGCTTGAACGATGAACAGGCCGTGCAGGATTGGTTGACGGCGGAGCTCATCCGCGGTGCTCTTCGCCTCGAAGTGGCGGCTCTACCCAAGCTCCGCCAGCAGCTTGAGCTTTGGGTGCACCGAGGTGATGTTCAGGGGCGTCATGGAGTCCAAGATTTGGATGGTTGGCTCCTGGCCACTCGGGAGGCATCAGAGCTGCGGGCTCAACAGCGTCAAATGGGCCAGTCGCTGGTGCAATTGCTGGACGACCTAGGCCATCCTTTGCCGGAGCCGGTGCGCTTGAGCTGGCCAGCGGCCTGGGCTTGGGCGGCTTCGGCGATGAAGATTCCAGTGCTCGACATGCTTGAGGGGTATCTCTACGGCTGGGTTGCCAATCAGCTCAGTGCTGCAGTGCGACTGGTGCCATTGGGTCCAACCCGAGCCCAGGTGTTGCAACAGCGACTCCTACCGTTGATTCAGGAGCAGGCTTTGCAATTGCGAGATATGGATCCTCGGCAGATGTGGAGCGCTGGGGTTGGGGCTTCGCTCACCCAGCTGGCTCATGCTGAGCTGTATTCGCGTCTGTTTCGAAGCTGA
- the ureG gene encoding urease accessory protein UreG codes for MASKLRLGVAGPVGSGKTALVEALCRELCERLELAVVTNDIYTQEDAQFLTRAGVLPPERIRGVETGGCPHTAIREDCSINRAAVGDLEAQFPGLDLVLVESGGDNLAASFSPELVDLCIYVIDVAAGDKIPRKGGPGITRSDLLVINKIDLAPLVGADLSVMEHDTQRMRGDRPWCFTNLKNGVGLEEVVAFVLQQLPNA; via the coding sequence ATGGCGAGCAAGTTGCGTTTGGGGGTTGCCGGACCGGTGGGTTCCGGCAAAACGGCTTTGGTGGAGGCCCTCTGTCGTGAGCTTTGCGAACGTCTGGAGTTGGCTGTTGTGACCAATGACATCTACACCCAAGAAGATGCCCAGTTCTTAACGAGGGCTGGGGTGCTGCCGCCAGAACGGATTCGCGGCGTTGAAACGGGTGGGTGTCCTCACACTGCGATCCGAGAAGATTGTTCGATCAATCGGGCAGCGGTTGGTGATTTGGAGGCACAGTTTCCAGGCCTTGATTTGGTTCTCGTCGAAAGCGGAGGAGACAACCTTGCGGCCAGTTTTAGCCCCGAATTAGTTGACCTTTGTATTTATGTGATTGATGTTGCGGCTGGGGACAAGATTCCTCGAAAGGGAGGGCCTGGGATCACGCGATCGGATCTCTTGGTGATTAACAAAATTGATTTAGCCCCTTTGGTGGGAGCTGATTTATCGGTGATGGAACACGACACCCAGCGCATGCGAGGTGATCGCCCTTGGTGTTTCACCAACCTCAAAAATGGTGTTGGTTTGGAAGAAGTGGTGGCCTTTGTGTTGCAACAGCTACCAAATGCCTGA
- the urtA gene encoding urea ABC transporter substrate-binding protein — protein MSNSLSKRLFAGMAAASLGLAVTACGGDDKTASNVEYDDTVTVGILHSLTGTMAISESTLVDTEKMAIDEINAAGGVEVDGKKYKIEYIVEDGASDWPTFAEKSKKLIDQDSVPVVFGGWTSASRKAMLPVYESKDAFLYYPIQYEAQECSNNIFYTGATPNQQSEPATKFMYEKSPAAGKPFFLVGSDYVFPRTSNTITKSQVAQLGGTVVGEDYLPLGNTEVAPIIAKIKKALPDGGVIINTLNGDQNVAFFKQIQDAGITPANGYYVMNYSIAEEEISTIGAEFLEGHYGAWNYMMSIDTPASKKFAADFKAKYGADRQVADPQESAYNMVYLWKAAVEKANSFDDNKVREALVGITFDAPQGPVEVMPNHHLSQTVRIGQITADGQFDILESTDGPIAPQAWNQIHPDSKGFACDWTDANKGGKYKL, from the coding sequence ATGAGCAATTCTCTCTCTAAGCGTCTTTTCGCCGGCATGGCCGCTGCGTCGCTGGGTCTGGCCGTAACTGCCTGCGGTGGTGACGACAAGACAGCGTCGAATGTTGAGTACGACGACACCGTCACCGTCGGCATCCTGCATTCGTTGACCGGAACCATGGCGATTTCCGAGTCCACCTTGGTGGATACGGAAAAAATGGCAATCGACGAAATCAATGCCGCAGGCGGTGTTGAAGTCGATGGCAAAAAATACAAAATTGAATACATCGTCGAAGACGGTGCCTCCGATTGGCCCACCTTCGCTGAAAAATCCAAGAAGCTGATCGACCAGGATTCAGTTCCTGTTGTTTTCGGTGGTTGGACCTCAGCTAGCCGGAAGGCAATGCTTCCGGTTTATGAGTCGAAGGACGCTTTCCTCTACTACCCGATTCAGTACGAGGCTCAAGAGTGTTCCAACAACATCTTCTATACGGGTGCAACTCCGAACCAGCAGTCGGAGCCGGCAACCAAATTCATGTATGAGAAGTCGCCTGCCGCTGGCAAGCCCTTCTTCCTGGTTGGTTCCGACTATGTGTTCCCACGTACGTCCAACACGATCACCAAATCCCAAGTTGCTCAACTTGGCGGCACCGTTGTTGGTGAGGACTACCTGCCCCTCGGCAACACAGAAGTTGCTCCAATCATCGCCAAAATCAAGAAGGCTCTTCCTGATGGTGGCGTGATCATCAACACCCTGAATGGCGACCAAAACGTTGCTTTCTTCAAGCAGATTCAGGATGCCGGCATCACACCAGCCAATGGCTATTACGTGATGAATTACTCCATCGCTGAAGAAGAAATCAGCACGATTGGAGCTGAGTTCCTTGAAGGCCATTACGGCGCTTGGAACTACATGATGTCGATCGATACGCCTGCTTCTAAGAAGTTTGCTGCAGACTTCAAGGCGAAGTACGGCGCTGACCGTCAGGTCGCAGACCCCCAGGAGTCTGCTTACAACATGGTTTACCTGTGGAAAGCAGCTGTCGAGAAGGCCAACTCCTTCGACGACAACAAAGTTCGTGAAGCTCTCGTGGGCATCACCTTTGATGCACCTCAGGGCCCTGTGGAAGTGATGCCTAACCATCACTTGTCACAAACCGTCCGTATCGGCCAAATCACCGCTGATGGTCAATTCGACATTCTCGAATCGACCGATGGCCCGATCGCACCGCAGGCTTGGAATCAAATTCACCCCGATTCCAAAGGCTTCGCTTGTGATTGGACTGATGCGAATAAAGGTGGCAAGTACAAGCTCTGA
- the urtB gene encoding urea ABC transporter permease subunit UrtB — MQLLLESLFNGVAIGSVLMMAALGLAIVFGLMGVINLAHGELIMLGAYTTYVVQMVFKLPAFQPIYSLYVLVAIPLAFVVSGVVGILLERTVIRRLYGSPLETLLATWGVSLILQQFVRSVPLAHAAGMILALVLGFGLPLVLPSRLFEGTRARINRAMTWAVSAFGGVLLAGGLASQISRIARATSRNVDVTAPKWMRGGIEWMDITFPVPRLVIIVMTIVAVLGVTWFLNRSVWGMRIRAVTQNRSMSDCLGIPTETVDVLTFGIGSGLAGVAGVAVSLLGSVGPNVGGSYIVGCFMVVVLGGVGNLLGTVLASFAIGLLTDLIGAGRLLTIWPEMPAPLAGAVNFFATTSMAQVLVFALIVVFLQFRPAGLFPQKGRMVEA; from the coding sequence GTGCAACTGCTGCTAGAAAGCCTTTTTAATGGTGTCGCCATCGGCTCAGTGCTGATGATGGCTGCTCTTGGATTGGCCATCGTTTTTGGTTTGATGGGTGTGATTAATCTTGCCCATGGCGAGTTAATTATGCTCGGTGCTTACACCACTTATGTGGTGCAAATGGTGTTTAAGCTTCCCGCTTTTCAGCCGATTTATAGCCTCTATGTATTAGTGGCAATTCCGTTGGCGTTTGTCGTCAGTGGAGTTGTTGGCATCCTCTTAGAACGCACAGTGATTCGACGTCTTTACGGAAGTCCGTTGGAGACGTTGTTAGCTACTTGGGGTGTCAGTTTGATTTTGCAGCAGTTTGTGCGCAGTGTTCCGCTTGCGCATGCAGCCGGGATGATTTTGGCGTTGGTGCTCGGATTTGGTTTGCCATTGGTCTTGCCGAGTCGTCTTTTTGAAGGGACTCGAGCACGAATCAACCGCGCCATGACTTGGGCGGTGTCGGCTTTCGGAGGTGTACTGCTGGCCGGGGGGCTTGCATCGCAGATCAGCCGCATTGCACGGGCCACGTCGCGCAACGTCGACGTCACTGCACCGAAGTGGATGCGGGGTGGCATTGAGTGGATGGATATCACATTTCCGGTTCCCCGGCTTGTGATCATCGTGATGACGATCGTTGCGGTTCTTGGCGTCACCTGGTTCCTCAATCGAAGCGTCTGGGGAATGCGCATTCGTGCGGTCACCCAAAACCGTTCGATGAGTGATTGCCTCGGCATTCCTACAGAAACCGTTGATGTGCTCACCTTCGGTATTGGTTCTGGTTTGGCTGGTGTGGCTGGCGTGGCGGTGTCTCTTTTGGGGTCTGTAGGTCCCAACGTCGGTGGGTCTTACATCGTTGGGTGCTTCATGGTTGTTGTGCTCGGTGGTGTCGGAAATCTGCTGGGCACCGTTCTGGCGTCATTCGCGATTGGCTTATTAACGGATCTCATTGGAGCTGGACGATTGCTCACGATCTGGCCAGAGATGCCGGCTCCTCTCGCTGGGGCGGTCAACTTTTTTGCCACAACCAGCATGGCTCAGGTGTTGGTGTTCGCCTTGATTGTGGTGTTCTTGCAGTTCCGTCCAGCGGGTCTTTTCCCGCAGAAGGGACGCATGGTGGAGGCCTAA
- the urtC gene encoding urea ABC transporter permease subunit UrtC has protein sequence MFQAFQQRRWPLVILWVLIIAAIVAAPSVLPVFRLNLLGRFLALAIVALGIDLIWGFTGLLSLGQGIFFALGGYAAAMYLQLNSSGDLPNAIPEFFGLYGVDRLPAFWQPFHSPWFTLVAIWLVPAVLAAVLGNLVFRNRIKGVYFSILTQAALLVFFNFFNGQQKLINGTNGLKTDVTELFGQMVGSAEMQRGFFWVTAVMVILAWLSVRWVVRGRFGDVLIAIRDDEPRLRFAGYNPTLFKTIVFAIAGGLAGIGGALYTVQSGIVSPQYMTVPFSIEMVIWVAVGGRGTLVGAILGAVAINYAKSLVSEAMPQSWLFIQGGLFILVVTALPEGVIGWVQGDGPRNLLNRLGVSRRSGTYPRLELDGQEEIQP, from the coding sequence ATGTTTCAAGCCTTTCAACAACGCCGCTGGCCTCTGGTCATTCTTTGGGTGTTGATCATTGCGGCAATCGTTGCAGCTCCTTCGGTGTTGCCGGTCTTTCGACTCAACTTGCTGGGCCGTTTCCTCGCGTTGGCGATCGTTGCCCTTGGCATCGATTTGATTTGGGGTTTTACGGGGCTACTCAGTCTTGGCCAAGGCATTTTCTTCGCGCTCGGTGGATATGCCGCGGCGATGTATTTACAGCTGAATAGTTCTGGGGATTTGCCGAATGCAATACCTGAGTTTTTCGGTCTTTATGGCGTGGATCGTTTGCCGGCGTTTTGGCAGCCGTTTCATTCTCCATGGTTCACCTTGGTCGCTATTTGGTTGGTTCCGGCTGTTTTGGCAGCCGTTCTTGGCAACCTTGTCTTTCGAAATCGCATTAAGGGGGTCTATTTCTCGATTCTCACCCAGGCAGCGTTGTTGGTGTTTTTCAATTTCTTCAATGGTCAGCAGAAATTGATCAATGGCACCAACGGTCTTAAGACAGATGTGACTGAGTTGTTTGGTCAGATGGTTGGTTCGGCGGAGATGCAGCGCGGCTTCTTTTGGGTTACGGCTGTGATGGTGATCCTGGCCTGGTTGTCGGTGCGTTGGGTGGTGCGTGGTCGCTTCGGTGATGTACTTATTGCGATTCGAGACGATGAACCTCGGCTGCGCTTTGCGGGGTACAACCCGACGTTGTTCAAGACGATTGTGTTCGCCATCGCTGGAGGTTTAGCTGGTATTGGCGGAGCGCTCTACACCGTTCAGTCTGGAATCGTTTCCCCCCAATACATGACGGTGCCCTTCTCGATTGAGATGGTGATTTGGGTGGCTGTTGGTGGCCGCGGCACCCTCGTGGGAGCGATCCTCGGGGCTGTGGCGATCAACTACGCCAAGAGTTTGGTTAGCGAAGCCATGCCCCAGAGCTGGCTGTTTATTCAGGGGGGATTGTTCATTCTTGTGGTGACAGCTTTACCGGAAGGTGTGATCGGTTGGGTCCAAGGGGATGGCCCCCGTAACTTGCTGAACCGCTTGGGTGTGTCCCGTCGCAGTGGCACCTATCCCCGTCTTGAACTCGATGGACAAGAGGAGATTCAGCCATGA
- the urtD gene encoding urea ABC transporter ATP-binding protein UrtD: MTSGLLELRGITVSFDGFLALRDLNLSLQPGELRAVIGPNGAGKTTFLDVITGKVAPSDGDVLFKGRSLMGRPEHRIARLGIGRKFQSPRVFEQLTVRENLALAVSRPKQPWTLLFGGLRSDQRDRVQHLMSIVNLQKRADWLAGALSHGQKQWLEIAMLVGQDPDLLLVDEPVAGLTDEETDLTADLLKSLAGDHTVLVIEHDMEFIRRLDSPVTVLHQGHVLCEGTMDQVQVDPRVIEVYLGTTEDDSK, translated from the coding sequence ATGACCTCAGGACTACTTGAACTCCGTGGAATCACCGTCAGCTTTGATGGTTTTCTCGCGTTGCGCGATCTCAATCTCAGTCTTCAGCCTGGCGAACTCAGGGCGGTGATAGGCCCCAACGGCGCGGGAAAAACCACGTTCTTGGATGTGATCACTGGAAAAGTTGCCCCCAGCGATGGTGATGTGTTGTTCAAGGGGCGTTCGTTAATGGGGCGTCCGGAGCACCGCATTGCTCGCCTTGGGATCGGACGCAAGTTTCAGAGTCCACGGGTGTTCGAACAGCTCACGGTGAGAGAAAATCTGGCGCTGGCTGTGAGTCGTCCGAAACAACCCTGGACCCTTTTGTTTGGTGGCCTTCGGAGCGATCAGCGCGACCGTGTTCAACATCTAATGAGCATCGTCAATTTGCAGAAGCGGGCCGACTGGCTTGCTGGGGCCTTATCCCATGGCCAAAAGCAGTGGTTGGAAATTGCCATGCTTGTGGGACAAGATCCCGACTTGCTCTTGGTTGATGAACCTGTGGCTGGTCTCACTGATGAAGAGACTGATCTCACAGCTGATCTCCTCAAATCATTGGCAGGTGATCACACCGTTTTGGTGATTGAGCACGATATGGAGTTCATCCGTCGTCTCGATAGTCCTGTCACGGTCTTGCACCAAGGCCATGTTCTTTGTGAGGGAACCATGGATCAAGTTCAGGTGGATCCAAGGGTGATTGAGGTGTATCTCGGCACAACAGAGGACGACAGCAAATGA
- the urtE gene encoding urea ABC transporter ATP-binding subunit UrtE: MTMLLEIRGLNTYYGESHILRDVDLNVKKGEMVCLIGRNGVGKTTLLKTVIGLLKPRGGELVLNGEGLERQPPHRRARAGIGYVPQGREIIPQLTVEENLMLGMEALPGGLARHRRIDPFVYELFPVLSDFLPRKGGDLSGGQQQQLAIARALLGQPQLLLLDEPTEGIQPNIVQDIELAVRRIISEKGIGVLLVEQHLHFVRQADRYYAMQRGGIVASGSTSDLSQSVVDQFLSV, from the coding sequence ATGACGATGCTTCTTGAGATTCGCGGACTCAACACGTACTACGGCGAAAGTCACATTCTTCGGGATGTTGATCTCAACGTGAAAAAAGGTGAGATGGTTTGTCTGATCGGTCGCAATGGTGTGGGCAAGACCACGTTGTTGAAAACCGTGATCGGATTGCTCAAGCCACGGGGCGGTGAGTTGGTGCTGAATGGGGAGGGATTGGAACGTCAGCCTCCCCATCGGCGGGCTCGAGCTGGCATTGGTTATGTCCCGCAGGGTCGCGAAATTATTCCGCAACTTACCGTTGAGGAAAACTTGATGCTGGGGATGGAAGCCTTGCCGGGTGGTTTGGCACGTCACCGCAGGATTGATCCTTTTGTGTATGAGCTCTTTCCTGTTCTTTCAGATTTCTTGCCGCGCAAAGGGGGAGATCTCAGCGGTGGACAACAGCAGCAGTTAGCGATTGCAAGAGCATTACTGGGCCAGCCGCAGTTGTTACTTTTGGATGAACCAACAGAAGGGATTCAACCCAATATTGTTCAAGATATTGAATTGGCTGTCCGGCGGATTATTTCTGAGAAGGGAATTGGTGTGCTGCTTGTCGAGCAACATCTTCATTTCGTTCGTCAAGCAGACCGGTATTACGCGATGCAGCGGGGCGGGATTGTTGCGAGTGGATCAACTAGCGATCTCAGTCAGTCGGTTGTGGATCAATTCCTCAGCGTTTGA
- a CDS encoding DUF1830 domain-containing protein gives MVECVYQNDTSRMLILKCIGSEQFYLEKVIMPSEIFLFNAPKEARLEIWRMSISGQMLHIRADVSDYKLSLRGSNAEELIHNRLTEIAS, from the coding sequence ATGGTTGAGTGCGTTTATCAGAACGACACCAGTCGCATGTTGATCCTTAAATGCATTGGCAGCGAACAGTTTTACCTCGAGAAGGTCATCATGCCCAGCGAGATCTTTTTGTTTAACGCACCCAAGGAAGCTCGCCTAGAAATTTGGCGCATGTCAATCTCCGGGCAAATGCTGCACATTCGTGCAGACGTCAGTGACTACAAACTATCTCTTCGTGGATCAAACGCTGAGGAATTGATCCACAACCGACTGACTGAGATCGCTAGTTGA
- a CDS encoding glycosyl transferase translates to MDFQQGLISTVHDYSLGNHNAIAFNQELGQRPTTLLIPCLMEEFSRPALALIRDTLAPLNGLSSLVVALAAENAEDVAAAEAFFAGMPFPVHVHWTNGPAVRELLESVGNLDLDVTGPPGKGWAVWQGLGVACQDAEVVGLFDADIRTFGSAYPERMLRPLLDRSHGIAYVKAFYSRLSLETQALQGRATRLFVGPLLASLEQVFGPLPYLRYLQSFRYPLAGEFAFTSDLAMNLRIPSDWGLEVGLLSEVYRHVASSRITQVDLGLFDHKHKGLGNQPSEGLQRMAGEIFGTVLRGLMEHEGCVMSMDQLPTLEVLYRRVGEDRVRQFGLDSAMNRLPYDRHQEELTVQSFSGLLRPGLAKLMESPIAHQLPSWSRLKSCNSALQGDLAEAGRADRRRSFTTTLAKPPRKPNWNSNIHSTEIAA, encoded by the coding sequence ATGGATTTTCAACAGGGATTGATCAGCACAGTTCATGACTACAGCCTTGGCAATCACAACGCCATCGCCTTCAACCAAGAACTAGGCCAACGACCAACAACTCTGTTGATCCCATGCCTCATGGAGGAATTCAGCAGGCCCGCGCTTGCCCTCATCCGCGACACTCTCGCTCCCCTCAATGGCTTGAGTTCCCTTGTTGTCGCACTCGCTGCTGAGAACGCAGAAGACGTTGCGGCAGCTGAAGCCTTTTTTGCTGGGATGCCCTTTCCTGTGCATGTGCACTGGACCAATGGCCCAGCAGTCCGAGAGCTGCTCGAGTCGGTCGGAAATCTCGATCTAGATGTAACAGGCCCACCAGGAAAAGGCTGGGCTGTTTGGCAGGGCCTTGGGGTGGCCTGCCAAGACGCAGAAGTGGTGGGACTCTTTGATGCAGACATTCGCACCTTTGGCTCGGCGTACCCAGAGCGGATGCTTCGGCCACTTCTCGACCGATCCCATGGCATCGCATACGTCAAAGCGTTTTACAGCCGGCTATCCCTAGAAACCCAAGCGTTGCAGGGACGAGCGACGCGGCTCTTTGTGGGCCCACTCCTCGCCAGCCTTGAGCAAGTCTTCGGACCACTGCCCTATCTGCGCTATCTCCAATCCTTTCGCTATCCACTCGCAGGTGAGTTTGCATTCACCAGTGACCTAGCAATGAATCTGCGCATTCCATCCGATTGGGGCCTGGAGGTTGGATTGTTATCCGAGGTCTATCGGCATGTCGCTTCCAGTCGCATCACCCAAGTCGACCTGGGATTGTTCGACCACAAGCACAAGGGATTGGGCAACCAACCATCAGAGGGTCTGCAGAGAATGGCAGGAGAGATTTTCGGCACCGTTCTGAGGGGACTCATGGAGCATGAAGGCTGTGTGATGTCGATGGATCAACTACCCACCCTGGAAGTGCTGTACCGCAGAGTTGGCGAAGACCGCGTGCGTCAGTTTGGTCTGGACTCCGCCATGAACCGATTGCCCTACGACAGGCACCAAGAAGAGCTCACTGTTCAAAGCTTTTCTGGCTTGCTGAGACCTGGACTGGCGAAGCTCATGGAATCTCCCATCGCCCATCAACTACCGAGCTGGTCACGACTGAAAAGCTGCAATTCAGCTCTTCAAGGAGACTTAGCCGAAGCAGGACGCGCCGATCGCCGGCGATCCTTCACCACAACACTGGCCAAACCTCCACGCAAACCCAATTGGAATTCAAATATTCATTCGACAGAGATCGCAGCATGA